In Ancalomicrobiaceae bacterium S20, the following proteins share a genomic window:
- a CDS encoding EamA family transporter, translated as MTPRTLATLIGLSAVGMWSLLGLMAAASGTVPAFQMNAMAFGISGITATAILVATGRAGALRQPWPVWALGVGGLFGFHFLYFTSLRLAPPVEANLVNYTWPLLIVLFSGFLPGERLKPHHVIGALLGLAGAALIVTKGKSLSIAPEHALGYVAAIGSALTWSSYSVASRRFGSVPTAAVAGFCLATSALSLVCHLAWETTVWPQGAVQWAAVVGLGLFPVGLAFFVWDHGVKRGDIQILGAASYLSPLLSTLFLILAGYGAFTSIIVAAAVLITGGALVASKDLLFKRS; from the coding sequence ATGACGCCCCGCACCCTCGCGACCCTCATAGGCCTGTCGGCAGTCGGCATGTGGTCCCTGCTCGGCCTGATGGCCGCCGCCTCCGGCACGGTCCCGGCCTTCCAGATGAACGCGATGGCCTTCGGCATCTCCGGCATCACCGCGACCGCGATCCTGGTCGCGACCGGCCGGGCCGGCGCCTTGCGGCAGCCCTGGCCCGTCTGGGCGCTCGGCGTCGGCGGCCTGTTCGGCTTCCACTTCCTCTATTTCACCTCGCTGCGCCTCGCCCCGCCGGTCGAGGCCAATCTGGTGAACTACACCTGGCCGCTGCTGATCGTGCTGTTCTCCGGCTTCCTGCCCGGCGAGCGGCTGAAGCCGCACCATGTGATCGGCGCGCTGCTCGGCCTCGCCGGCGCGGCGCTGATCGTCACCAAGGGCAAGAGCCTGTCGATCGCACCGGAACATGCGCTCGGCTATGTCGCGGCGATCGGTTCGGCGCTGACCTGGTCGAGCTACTCGGTCGCCTCGCGCCGGTTCGGCTCGGTGCCGACCGCCGCCGTCGCCGGCTTCTGTCTCGCCACCTCCGCGCTGTCGCTGGTCTGCCACCTCGCCTGGGAGACGACCGTCTGGCCGCAGGGCGCGGTGCAATGGGCGGCGGTGGTCGGGCTCGGCCTGTTCCCGGTCGGCCTCGCCTTCTTCGTCTGGGACCATGGCGTCAAGCGCGGCGACATCCAGATCCTGGGCGCGGCGAGCTATCTGTCGCCGCTCCTGTCGACGCTGTTCCTGATCCTCGCCGGCTACGGCGCCTTCACCTCGATCATCGTCGCGGCCGCCGTGCTGATCACCGGCGGCGCGCTCGTCGCCTCGAAGGATCTGCTGTTCAAGCGATCCTGA
- a CDS encoding EamA family transporter, giving the protein MSPRDVILAVVIAAVWGLSFVAVKLGGEGMPPLLASAGRFFLAAVPAVFFVPRPKTPFRTLFGYGFAIGVVQFGFLFVAIRQGMPAGLASVVIQIQVAFTMLLAGLFLGERPTRLQYIGCGVAIAGIVVLAFARGGHVPLVPFLMTVLAAVGWAFGNLVTKRAGRIEMIPFVIWSSLIPPIPLIALSLLLDGPQAFADALTHTSMGTVIAIASLGWIATDFGFGMSAVLLSRYPAAMVSPFALLVPVFGISGGMIFLGERFGPGVFVGCAIVLAGVAINVFGPRIVTWLRPRRAA; this is encoded by the coding sequence ATGTCGCCCCGCGATGTCATCCTCGCCGTCGTGATCGCCGCCGTGTGGGGGCTGAGCTTCGTTGCCGTGAAGCTCGGCGGCGAGGGCATGCCGCCGCTGCTCGCCTCGGCGGGGCGCTTCTTCCTCGCCGCGGTGCCGGCCGTCTTCTTCGTGCCGCGCCCGAAGACGCCGTTCCGCACGCTGTTCGGCTATGGGTTTGCGATCGGCGTCGTGCAGTTCGGGTTCCTGTTCGTGGCGATCCGGCAGGGCATGCCGGCGGGGCTCGCCTCGGTGGTGATCCAGATCCAGGTCGCCTTCACGATGCTGCTCGCCGGCTTGTTCCTCGGCGAGCGCCCGACCCGGCTGCAATATATCGGCTGCGGCGTCGCCATCGCGGGCATCGTCGTGCTGGCCTTCGCGCGCGGCGGCCACGTGCCGCTGGTGCCGTTCCTGATGACGGTGCTCGCCGCGGTCGGCTGGGCCTTCGGCAATCTCGTCACCAAGCGGGCCGGCCGCATCGAGATGATCCCGTTCGTGATCTGGTCGAGCCTGATCCCGCCGATCCCGCTCATTGCCCTGTCGCTGCTGCTCGACGGACCGCAGGCCTTCGCAGACGCGCTGACACACACGTCCATGGGCACGGTGATCGCGATCGCGAGCCTCGGCTGGATCGCGACCGACTTCGGCTTCGGCATGTCGGCGGTGCTCTTGTCGCGCTATCCGGCTGCGATGGTGTCGCCCTTCGCGCTGCTCGTGCCGGTCTTCGGCATTTCCGGCGGCATGATCTTCCTCGGCGAACGGTTCGGGCCGGGCGTGTTCGTCGGCTGCGCCATCGTGCTTGCCGGCGTGGCGATCAACGTGTTCGGCCCACGCATCGTGACCTGGCTCCGGCCGCGGCGAGCGGCGTGA
- a CDS encoding AMP-binding protein yields the protein MNAPALSEIPSRFNLARHCLAHAEARRDKPALVVVEGPAARVVETWSHGAVAGAVRRVAGGLRETGLRPGERVLLRVGNTSTFPLLFFGAIAAGLAPIPTSTQLTEREVDLILADSGARLVLGDGSGAMPSDPGIATVFGPAEIEWLFAAAAADFADTGADDLAFLVYTSGTSGRPKGVAHAQRAILGRRPMIDGWYGLLPEDRLFHAGAFNWTYTLGAGLMDPWAMGATSIVHLGDRPPEAWPDILEATDATLFAAVPGLYRRILKYGAITPDRFPALRHGLTAGEALKPALHRDWLEATGRPLYEALGMSEISTYVSSGPQVPTRPGSPGKPQAGRRVAVLPGMRRRRTRRRRCPRARRGAGRASL from the coding sequence ATGAATGCACCCGCACTGTCGGAAATCCCGAGCCGCTTCAATCTCGCCCGCCACTGTCTCGCGCACGCCGAGGCGCGCCGCGACAAGCCCGCGCTCGTGGTCGTCGAGGGCCCCGCGGCCCGCGTGGTCGAGACATGGAGCCATGGCGCGGTCGCCGGAGCCGTCCGCCGGGTCGCCGGTGGCCTGCGTGAGACGGGCCTGCGACCGGGCGAACGCGTGCTGCTCCGGGTCGGCAACACCTCGACCTTCCCGCTCTTGTTCTTCGGCGCGATCGCCGCCGGCCTCGCGCCGATCCCGACCTCGACGCAGCTCACCGAACGCGAGGTCGACCTGATCCTCGCCGATTCCGGTGCGCGGCTCGTGCTCGGCGACGGCTCCGGCGCGATGCCCTCCGACCCCGGGATAGCAACGGTCTTCGGCCCGGCCGAGATCGAGTGGCTGTTCGCGGCCGCGGCCGCGGACTTCGCCGACACGGGGGCCGACGACCTGGCTTTCCTGGTCTATACCTCGGGCACCAGCGGTCGGCCGAAGGGCGTCGCCCATGCGCAACGTGCGATCCTCGGCCGCCGGCCGATGATCGACGGCTGGTACGGCCTGCTGCCCGAAGACCGGCTGTTCCACGCCGGCGCCTTCAACTGGACCTACACGCTCGGCGCCGGCCTGATGGACCCCTGGGCCATGGGCGCGACCAGCATCGTGCATCTGGGCGACCGGCCACCCGAGGCATGGCCGGATATTCTCGAGGCGACCGACGCGACGCTGTTCGCCGCCGTGCCGGGGCTCTATCGGCGCATCCTGAAGTATGGCGCGATCACGCCCGACCGCTTCCCCGCGCTCCGCCATGGTCTGACCGCCGGCGAGGCGCTGAAGCCCGCCCTGCATCGCGATTGGCTCGAGGCGACCGGCCGGCCGCTCTATGAGGCGCTCGGCATGAGCGAGATCTCGACCTATGTCTCGTCCGGCCCGCAAGTGCCGACCCGCCCCGGCAGTCCCGGCAAGCCCCAGGCCGGCCGCCGCGTGGCGGTGCTGCCGGGGATGAGGAGGCGCCGGACGCGGCGACGCCGCTGCCCGCGGGCGAGACGGGGTGCTGGCCGTGCATCGCTCTGA
- a CDS encoding 3-hydroxybutyryl-CoA dehydrogenase, with protein MAFEIKKVGVIGAGQMGNGIAHVCSVAGYDVALNDISPERIQSGLATINGNMARQVNRGALSDAERVAALTRIKAAENLDALSDCDLVIEAATENEQIKRKILQQLCPVLKPEALLATNTSSISITRLAAATDRPEKFVGVHFMNPVPLMQLVELVRGIATDDHTFDLCKRFVARLGKTSTVAEDFPAFIVNRILLPMINEAIYTLYEGVGSVDAIDTAMRLGANHPMGPLQLADFIGLDTCLSIMQVLYEGLADSKYRPCPLLVKYVEAGWLGRKTQRGFYDYRGERPVPTR; from the coding sequence ATGGCGTTCGAGATCAAGAAAGTCGGCGTGATCGGTGCCGGTCAGATGGGCAACGGCATTGCCCATGTCTGTTCGGTCGCCGGCTATGACGTCGCGCTCAACGACATCTCGCCCGAGCGGATCCAATCGGGTCTGGCGACCATCAACGGCAACATGGCCCGGCAGGTGAATCGGGGCGCCCTCAGCGACGCCGAACGCGTCGCGGCGCTGACCCGGATCAAGGCGGCCGAGAATCTCGATGCCCTCTCCGACTGCGACCTCGTGATCGAGGCCGCGACCGAGAACGAGCAGATCAAGCGCAAGATCCTGCAGCAGCTCTGCCCGGTGCTGAAGCCCGAGGCGCTGCTCGCCACCAACACCTCGTCGATCTCGATCACGCGGCTCGCCGCCGCGACCGATCGGCCGGAGAAGTTCGTCGGCGTTCACTTCATGAACCCTGTGCCGCTGATGCAGCTCGTCGAGCTGGTCCGGGGCATCGCCACCGACGACCACACCTTCGACCTCTGCAAGCGCTTCGTCGCCCGCCTCGGCAAGACCTCGACGGTCGCCGAGGACTTCCCGGCCTTCATCGTCAACCGCATCCTGCTGCCGATGATCAACGAGGCGATCTACACGCTCTACGAGGGTGTCGGATCGGTCGACGCGATCGACACCGCGATGCGGCTCGGCGCCAATCACCCGATGGGCCCGCTGCAGCTCGCCGACTTCATCGGCCTCGACACCTGCCTGTCGATCATGCAGGTGCTCTACGAAGGCTTGGCGGATTCGAAGTACCGCCCCTGCCCGCTCCTGGTGAAATACGTCGAGGCCGGCTGGCTCGGCCGCAAGACCCAGCGCGGCTTCTACGACTATCGCGGCGAGCGCCCGGTCCCGACCCGCTGA
- a CDS encoding electron transfer flavoprotein subunit alpha/FixB family protein, with protein sequence MTVLLIAEHDNATLRDATNKALTAALAIGGDVHVLVAGKNARGAAEAAAKLSGVSKVLLAEADELEQRLAEPYAALIVSLAGGYDAIVGPATSAAKNVLPRVAALIDVMQISDVTKVVSADTFERPIYAGNAIQTVQSTDPKKIVTVRTAAFQATGEGGSAAIETVSAAANPGLSTFVGEELSKSDRPELTSAKIIVSGGRAMQSRENFTTYIEPVADKLGAAIGASRAAVDAGYAPNDWQVGQTGKVVAPELYVAVGISGAIQHLAGMKDSKVIVAINKDEEAPIFQVADYGLVADLYTALPELAAELGKLGR encoded by the coding sequence ATGACCGTTCTTCTCATCGCTGAACACGACAACGCCACCCTGCGCGACGCCACCAACAAGGCGCTGACCGCGGCGCTGGCGATCGGCGGCGACGTGCATGTGCTCGTCGCCGGCAAGAACGCCCGCGGCGCGGCCGAAGCCGCCGCCAAGCTCTCGGGCGTCTCGAAGGTCCTCCTCGCCGAGGCCGACGAGCTCGAGCAGCGCCTGGCCGAGCCCTATGCGGCGCTGATCGTGTCGCTCGCCGGTGGCTACGACGCCATCGTCGGCCCGGCCACCTCGGCGGCCAAGAACGTCCTGCCGCGCGTCGCCGCGCTCATCGACGTCATGCAGATCTCCGACGTGACCAAGGTTGTCTCCGCCGACACGTTCGAGCGGCCGATCTACGCCGGCAACGCGATCCAGACCGTGCAGTCGACCGATCCGAAGAAGATCGTCACCGTCCGCACCGCCGCCTTCCAGGCGACCGGCGAGGGTGGCTCGGCCGCGATCGAGACCGTCTCGGCCGCCGCCAATCCGGGCCTGTCGACCTTCGTCGGCGAGGAGCTGTCGAAGTCCGACCGTCCGGAACTGACCTCGGCCAAGATCATCGTCTCCGGTGGTCGCGCGATGCAGAGCCGCGAGAACTTCACGACCTACATCGAGCCGGTCGCCGACAAGCTCGGCGCCGCCATCGGTGCCTCGCGCGCCGCGGTCGATGCGGGCTACGCCCCGAACGACTGGCAGGTCGGCCAGACCGGCAAGGTCGTCGCCCCCGAGCTCTACGTCGCGGTCGGCATTTCCGGCGCGATCCAGCATCTCGCGGGCATGAAGGACAGCAAGGTCATCGTCGCGATCAACAAGGACGAAGAGGCGCCGATCTTCCAGGTCGCCGACTACGGCCTGGTCGCCGACCTCTACACCGCCCTGCCCGAGCTCGCGGCCGAGCTCGGCAAGCTCGGCCGCTGA
- a CDS encoding electron transfer flavoprotein subunit beta/FixA family protein gives MKILVPVKRVVDYNVKIRVKPDGSGVDLANVKMSMNPFDEIAVEEAIRLKEKGVATEIVVVSIGPAQAAETLRTGLAMGADRGILVKTDETTEPLAVAKILKGVVEAEAPGLVILGKQAIDDDMGQTGQMLAALLGWAQGTFASKLTVEGETLAITREVDGGLQSIALKLPAIVTTDLRLNEPRYASLPNIMKAKKKPIDEKTPADFGVDVAPRLKVLKTVEPPARKAGVKVGSVADLVGKLKNEAGVI, from the coding sequence ATGAAGATCCTGGTGCCCGTGAAACGGGTGGTCGACTACAACGTCAAGATTCGCGTCAAGCCGGACGGCTCGGGCGTCGATCTCGCCAACGTCAAGATGTCCATGAACCCCTTCGACGAAATCGCCGTCGAAGAGGCGATCCGCCTGAAGGAAAAGGGCGTCGCGACCGAGATCGTGGTCGTGTCGATCGGCCCGGCGCAGGCCGCCGAGACGCTGCGCACCGGCCTCGCCATGGGTGCCGACCGCGGCATCCTGGTCAAGACCGACGAAACCACCGAGCCGCTCGCCGTCGCCAAGATCCTCAAGGGCGTCGTCGAGGCCGAGGCCCCGGGCCTCGTCATCCTCGGCAAGCAGGCGATCGACGACGACATGGGCCAGACCGGCCAGATGCTCGCCGCGCTGCTCGGCTGGGCCCAGGGCACCTTCGCCTCCAAGCTGACCGTCGAGGGCGAGACGCTCGCCATCACCCGTGAGGTCGACGGCGGCCTGCAGTCGATCGCGCTGAAGCTGCCGGCGATCGTGACGACCGACCTGCGCCTCAACGAGCCGCGCTACGCGTCGCTGCCGAACATCATGAAGGCGAAGAAGAAGCCGATCGACGAGAAGACCCCGGCGGACTTCGGCGTCGATGTGGCGCCGCGCCTCAAGGTGCTCAAGACCGTCGAGCCGCCGGCGCGCAAGGCCGGCGTCAAGGTCGGCTCGGTCGCCGATCTGGTCGGCAAGCTCAAGAACGAAGCCGGCGTGATCTGA
- a CDS encoding rhomboid family intramembrane serine protease, whose amino-acid sequence MFVPLYDFNPLRHIRVPFVTWTIIALNLIVYGIGFTGWVYGGQQGIEVSFGVIPSVIEGTRRLPKIYDLVAPHWTLATYAFVHGGFMHLLGNLLFLFVFGDNVEDAMGHVRFALFFLLSAAFAGLAHVIAHPASDLPLVGASGAVAAVVSAYLLLHPRVKVWVLALGRLPLPLAAWMVLGFWALMQVYMVAVQTEDDVAWWAHVGGLISGAVLVVLFRRAGVPLFDRGLDLARAEELTRAEA is encoded by the coding sequence ATGTTCGTTCCACTCTATGATTTCAATCCCTTGCGCCATATCCGGGTGCCCTTCGTCACCTGGACGATCATCGCGCTCAACCTGATCGTCTACGGCATCGGCTTCACCGGCTGGGTCTATGGCGGACAGCAGGGGATCGAAGTGTCGTTCGGCGTGATTCCGAGCGTCATCGAGGGCACGCGCCGGCTGCCGAAGATCTACGATCTGGTCGCGCCGCACTGGACGCTGGCGACCTACGCCTTCGTCCACGGCGGCTTCATGCATCTGCTGGGCAACCTGCTGTTCCTGTTCGTGTTCGGCGACAATGTCGAGGATGCGATGGGCCATGTGCGCTTCGCGCTGTTCTTCCTGCTATCGGCGGCCTTCGCCGGCCTCGCCCATGTGATCGCGCACCCGGCCTCCGACCTGCCGCTGGTCGGCGCCTCCGGTGCCGTCGCCGCGGTGGTCTCGGCCTACCTCCTGCTGCATCCGCGCGTGAAGGTCTGGGTGCTGGCGCTCGGCCGGCTTCCGCTGCCGCTCGCCGCCTGGATGGTGCTCGGCTTCTGGGCCCTGATGCAGGTCTACATGGTCGCGGTGCAGACCGAGGACGACGTCGCCTGGTGGGCGCATGTCGGCGGCCTCATCTCCGGCGCCGTGCTGGTGGTGCTGTTCCGCCGCGCCGGCGTACCGCTGTTCGACCGGGGGCTGGATCTCGCCCGCGCCGAAGAACTCACGCGGGCCGAGGCGTGA
- a CDS encoding cob(I)yrinic acid a,c-diamide adenosyltransferase → MVVLNRIYTRTGDDGTTALSTGERRPKFDLRIEAYGTVDETNAAVGLARLHTATAHPAVDAMLGRIQNDLFDLGADLATPEGKELAWTPIRVTMAQVERVEADIDTLNADLKPLRSFVLPGGSPAAAYLHLARTVSRRAERLMVALAKSEDEIVGEAALKYMNRLSDFFFVASRWVNGCGAADVLWVPGQNR, encoded by the coding sequence ATGGTCGTCCTCAATCGCATCTACACCCGCACCGGCGACGACGGCACCACCGCGCTGTCGACCGGCGAGCGCCGCCCGAAGTTCGACCTGCGCATCGAGGCCTATGGCACGGTCGACGAGACCAACGCCGCAGTGGGTCTAGCACGGCTGCACACGGCGACGGCCCATCCCGCGGTCGATGCCATGCTCGGCCGGATCCAGAACGACCTGTTCGATCTCGGCGCCGATCTCGCCACGCCCGAGGGCAAGGAACTCGCCTGGACGCCGATCCGCGTCACCATGGCGCAGGTCGAGCGCGTCGAGGCCGACATCGACACGCTCAACGCCGATCTGAAGCCGCTGCGCTCCTTCGTCCTGCCCGGCGGCAGCCCGGCCGCCGCCTACCTGCACCTCGCCCGCACGGTCTCGCGCCGCGCCGAGCGTCTGATGGTGGCGCTCGCCAAATCCGAGGACGAGATTGTCGGCGAGGCCGCGCTCAAGTACATGAACCGGCTGTCGGATTTCTTCTTCGTCGCCAGCCGCTGGGTCAACGGCTGCGGCGCGGCCGACGTGCTCTGGGTGCCCGGCCAGAACCGCTGA
- a CDS encoding twin transmembrane helix small protein — MAGFFYHLVPFAIGAVIIVLAMGLFNLLRGGSANTSQTLMRWRIGLQAIALVIIMIAIALMDR, encoded by the coding sequence ATGGCCGGCTTCTTCTACCACCTCGTTCCCTTCGCCATCGGCGCGGTCATCATCGTGCTCGCCATGGGCCTGTTCAATCTGCTGCGCGGCGGCAGCGCCAACACCAGCCAGACGCTGATGCGCTGGCGCATCGGCCTGCAGGCGATCGCGCTGGTCATCATCATGATCGCGATCGCGCTGATGGACCGCTGA
- a CDS encoding SDR family oxidoreductase gives MTAAVPRSILITGASSGIGHAAAIGLRARGYRVFATARRDEDLRALEAAGVEALFLDYRDGASIAAAAETVLARTDGRLYGLFNNGAYGQPGAVEDLTTDVLRMQFEANLFGWHDLTRRVIPAMRAAGEGRIVQCSSVLGIIAMKYRGAYNASKHALEGLTDTLRLELDGTGIKVVSIRPGPIATRFVPNAMAMFHANIDIDASAHRDIYRRRLERMARGGASRFKLGPEAVVAKLVVALEHPNPAPAYAVTLPTHVMGLARRFLPERWRSALLGRLSDAEA, from the coding sequence ATGACCGCCGCCGTGCCTCGCAGCATCCTGATCACGGGCGCCTCCTCCGGGATCGGCCACGCCGCCGCGATCGGGCTCCGGGCGCGCGGCTACCGCGTCTTCGCCACCGCCCGCCGGGACGAGGATCTCCGCGCCCTCGAGGCCGCGGGCGTCGAGGCCCTGTTCCTCGACTATCGCGACGGCGCCAGCATCGCCGCTGCCGCCGAGACCGTGCTCGCCCGCACCGACGGCCGTCTCTACGGCCTGTTCAACAACGGCGCCTATGGCCAACCGGGCGCAGTCGAGGACCTGACCACCGACGTGCTGCGCATGCAGTTCGAGGCCAATCTCTTCGGCTGGCACGACCTGACCCGCCGCGTGATCCCGGCCATGCGCGCCGCCGGCGAGGGCCGTATCGTGCAGTGCTCGTCGGTTCTCGGCATCATCGCGATGAAGTACCGCGGCGCCTACAACGCCTCGAAACACGCGCTCGAAGGCCTGACCGACACGCTCAGGCTGGAACTCGACGGCACCGGCATCAAGGTCGTCTCGATCCGTCCCGGCCCGATCGCGACCCGCTTCGTGCCCAATGCGATGGCGATGTTCCACGCCAACATCGACATTGATGCCTCCGCTCATCGCGACATATACCGGCGCCGGCTGGAGCGCATGGCGCGCGGCGGCGCGAGCCGCTTCAAGCTCGGACCGGAAGCCGTGGTCGCCAAACTCGTCGTCGCGCTGGAACACCCGAACCCGGCCCCGGCTTATGCCGTGACCCTGCCGACGCACGTGATGGGCCTCGCCCGCCGATTCCTGCCGGAGCGCTGGCGCTCGGCCCTGCTCGGCCGGCTGTCCGACGCCGAGGCATGA
- a CDS encoding acyl-CoA dehydrogenase family protein encodes MSLAAARPTAAFEPLAAYPAIVAAVDGLVAKAKDRVRAKVTKDGKISSALVDAEQRAAHGLAWLATYAESLREMAAYAERMSGLGRYGEIERLITEIAFGEYLGQIFGGIPMSQGEIVRLSDLGLTAEDAAAARIADVEAMIASGNTAANRAGLVAAMKSLDGAITIGDTGLEETYEQFREEMRKFALDEVIPHAHEWHLENAYIPLEVIGKLAELGVFGLTIPEEFGGLGLGKESMCVVSEELSRGYIGVGSLGTRSEIAAELILCGGTEAQKAEWLPKIASGEVLPTAVFTEPNTGSDLGSLRTRAVKKGETYEITGNKTWITHPVRADVMTVLARTNPDTTDWRGLSMFLAPKPRGTDENPFPAKGMTGGEIEVLGYRGMKEYEIGFDGFEVPAANLLGGVEGQGFKQLMQTFESARIQTAARAVGVAQSALDLGLRYAQERVQFGKPLIDFPRIADKLAMMAVEVMIARQLTYFSARQKDHDKRCDVEAGMAKLLGARVAWAAADNALQIHGGNGFALEYPVSRVLCDARILNIFEGAAEIQAQVIARRLLDSGN; translated from the coding sequence ATGTCGCTCGCCGCCGCTCGCCCCACCGCCGCGTTCGAACCGCTCGCCGCCTATCCGGCGATCGTCGCCGCCGTCGACGGCCTCGTCGCCAAGGCGAAGGATCGCGTGCGGGCGAAGGTCACCAAGGACGGCAAGATCTCCTCCGCGCTCGTCGATGCCGAGCAGCGCGCCGCCCACGGCCTCGCCTGGCTCGCGACCTATGCGGAATCGCTGCGCGAGATGGCGGCCTATGCCGAACGCATGTCCGGCCTCGGCCGCTATGGCGAGATCGAGCGGCTGATCACCGAAATCGCCTTCGGCGAATATCTCGGCCAGATCTTCGGCGGCATCCCGATGAGCCAGGGCGAGATCGTCCGCCTGTCGGATCTCGGCCTGACGGCGGAAGACGCCGCCGCCGCGCGCATCGCCGACGTCGAGGCGATGATCGCGAGCGGCAACACCGCCGCCAACCGCGCCGGCCTCGTCGCGGCGATGAAGTCGCTCGACGGCGCCATCACCATCGGCGACACCGGCCTTGAGGAGACCTACGAGCAGTTCCGCGAGGAAATGCGCAAGTTCGCCCTCGACGAGGTGATCCCGCACGCCCACGAGTGGCACCTGGAGAACGCCTATATCCCGCTCGAGGTGATCGGCAAGCTCGCCGAGCTCGGCGTGTTCGGCCTGACCATCCCGGAGGAATTCGGCGGCCTCGGCCTCGGCAAGGAGTCGATGTGCGTCGTCTCCGAGGAGTTGTCCCGCGGCTATATCGGCGTCGGCTCGCTCGGCACGCGCTCCGAGATCGCGGCCGAGCTGATCCTGTGCGGCGGTACCGAGGCGCAGAAGGCCGAATGGCTGCCGAAGATCGCCTCCGGCGAAGTGCTGCCGACCGCCGTGTTCACCGAGCCGAACACCGGCTCGGACCTCGGCTCGCTGCGCACGCGTGCGGTGAAGAAGGGCGAGACCTATGAGATCACCGGCAACAAGACCTGGATCACCCATCCGGTCCGCGCCGACGTGATGACCGTGCTCGCCCGCACCAACCCGGACACCACCGACTGGCGCGGCCTGTCGATGTTCCTCGCCCCGAAGCCGCGCGGCACGGACGAGAACCCGTTCCCGGCCAAGGGCATGACCGGCGGCGAGATCGAGGTGCTCGGCTATCGCGGCATGAAGGAATACGAAATCGGCTTCGACGGCTTCGAGGTGCCGGCGGCGAATCTGCTCGGCGGTGTCGAGGGCCAGGGCTTCAAGCAGCTCATGCAGACCTTCGAGAGCGCCCGCATCCAGACCGCCGCCCGCGCGGTCGGCGTGGCCCAGTCCGCACTCGACCTCGGCCTGCGCTATGCGCAGGAGCGCGTGCAGTTCGGCAAGCCGCTGATCGACTTCCCGCGCATCGCCGACAAGCTCGCCATGATGGCGGTCGAGGTGATGATCGCCCGGCAGCTGACCTATTTCTCGGCCCGTCAGAAGGACCACGACAAGCGCTGCGACGTCGAGGCCGGTATGGCCAAGCTGCTCGGCGCCCGCGTCGCTTGGGCTGCGGCTGACAACGCGCTGCAGATCCACGGCGGCAACGGTTTCGCGCTCGAATACCCGGTGAGCCGCGTGCTCTGCGATGCGCGCATCCTCAACATCTTCGAGGGCGCGGCCGAGATTCAGGCGCAGGTGATTGCGCGCCGCCTGCTGGATAGCGGCAACTGA
- a CDS encoding type II toxin-antitoxin system RelE/ParE family toxin produces MRIVFSRPAKRDLDDLRVHLGSISPRGLANVAAALERRILNLGDEPMSGRATPHPLVREVVEPRYGFVIPYTIRDEALYILRIYSTRRQPLDYDEIELP; encoded by the coding sequence ATGCGGATCGTGTTCAGCCGGCCAGCGAAGCGCGACCTCGACGATCTTCGGGTCCACCTTGGTTCTATCAGCCCACGTGGGCTCGCGAATGTCGCGGCTGCGCTCGAGCGACGGATCCTTAATCTCGGCGACGAGCCGATGTCGGGGCGAGCGACGCCGCATCCACTGGTCCGGGAAGTGGTCGAACCGCGTTATGGGTTTGTGATCCCATATACGATCCGGGACGAGGCGCTATACATCCTTCGGATCTACAGCACGCGTCGCCAGCCTCTCGACTACGACGAGATCGAGCTGCCCTGA